One window of Ailuropoda melanoleuca isolate Jingjing chromosome 3, ASM200744v2, whole genome shotgun sequence genomic DNA carries:
- the SOX30 gene encoding transcription factor SOX-30 isoform X1 — translation MERARPEPKPQPRQLPRATPPRPLRPAPPQRPVEGASFRAAAAELPPSPPTSCAAAIATVASSCGEAQASGVQPAARRLLQAKPEQVLLLPPGPPLAQALDEGVVASPAQARLLQLRPELLLLPPPPPTSDGAPCRPELHPVQPRALHIKAEKQEQGPGLDLSAGTRRPMEAGPRASRAAKVEGPGPTLDCRRGNEKKGKLEAEEVLRDVAKGGEGKNLATIREGVIKTEEPERLREDGRLGTEPASNGLVHGSKEVILAQPSSAFGPHQQDLRIPLTLHTVPPGARIQFQGPPPSELIRLTEVPLTPVPIKMQSLLEPSVKIETKDVPLTVLPSDAGIPDTPFSKDRNGHVKRPMNAFMVWARIHRPALAKANPAANNAEISVQLGLEWNKLSEEQKKPYYDEAQKIKEKHREEFPGWVYQPRPGKRKRFPLSVSNVFSGTTQNIISTNPTTIYPYRSPTYSVVIPSLQNTITHPVGDAPPAIQLPTPAVQRPSPISLFQPSVSSTAQVALQAPSLPLRPALPPQHFAGPSQTDTHQLHSGASRSVKRPTPVSLENTNRIPTSASTVHARFATSTIQPPKEYPSVSTCPRSAPIPQAPPIPHSHVYQAPPLGHPATLFGTPPRFSFHHPYFLPGPHYFPSSTCPYSRPPFGYGNFPSSMPECLGYYEDRYQKHEAMFSALNRDYPFRDYPDERTHSEDSRSCESMDGTSYYNSHSHSGEEYLNPMPQLDIGALENVFTAPTSTPSSIQQVNVTDSDEEEEEKVLRNL, via the exons atggagAGAGCCAGGCCAGAGCCGAAGCCTCAGCCGCGCCAACTGCCGCGGGCGACCCCGCCGCGCCCGCTCCGCCCTGCTCCGCCCCAGCGGCCGGTCGAGGGCGCCTCCTTTAGGGCTGCGGCCGCGGAGCTCCCTCCGTCGCCTCCCACCTCGTGCGCGGCCGCCATTGCGACCGTGGCCTCGTCGTGCGGGGAGGCCCAGGCGTCGGGTGTACAGCCCGCCGCACGGCGGCTGCTGCAGGCGAAGCCGGAACAGGTGTTGCTGCTGCCGCCAGGGCCACCGCTGGCTCAGGCCCTGGACGAAGGCGTCGTCGCTTCGCCCGCACAGGCACGGCTGCTGCAGCTGAGGCccgagctgctgctgctgccaccaccGCCGCCCACGTCCGACGGCGCCCCCTGCAGACCCGAGTTGCACCCGGTGCAGCCCCGGGCGCTCCACATAAAGGCCGAGAAGCAAGAGCAGGGGCCCGGCTTGGATCTGTCCGCGGGGACGCGAAGGCCTATGGAGGCGGGCCCTAGGGCCTCCAGGGCTGCCAAGGTGGAAGGCCCGGGGCCAACTCTCGACTGCCGCCGAGGGAACGAAAAGAAGGGCAAGTTGGAGGCGGAGGAGGTCCTGAGGGACGTGGCGAAAGGCGGGGAAGGCAAAAACCTGGCGACCATCAGAGAAGGAGTCATCAAAACGGAGGAGCCCGAGAGACTCCGCGAGGACGGCAGGCTGGGCACGGAGCCCGCGTCCAATGGCCTGGTCCATGGCAGCAAAGAAGTCATCCTAGCCCAGCCATCCAGTGCCTTTGGGCCACACCAGCAAGACCTCAGGATCCCTTTGACTCTCCACACAGTCCCTCCTGGGGCCCGCATCCAATTTCAGGGACCTCCACCTTCAGAGCTGATACGGTTGACCGAGGTCCCCTTGACACCAGTGCCTATTAAAATGCAATCTTTACTGGAGCCTTCTGTAAAAATTGAAACCAAAGATGTCCCGCTCACCGTGCTTCCCTCAGATGCAG GAATACCAGATACTCCCTTCAGTAAGGACAGAAATGGTCATGTGAAGCGACCCATGAATGCATTTATGGTTTGGGCAAGGATTCACCGGCCAGCACTAGCCAAAGCTAATCCAGCAGCCAACAATGCAGAAATCAGCGTCCAGCTCGGGTTAGAGTGGAACAAACTTAGTGAGGAACAAAAGAAACCCTATTATGATGAAGcacaaaagattaaagaaaagcacagagaggAATTTCCTG GTTGGGTTTATCAACCTCGTCCAGGGAAGCGAAAACGCTTCCCTCTAAGTGTTTCCAATGTGTTTTCTGGTACCACACAGAATATCATCTCTACAAATCCTACAACAATATATCCTTATCGCTCACCTACCTACTCTGTGGTAATTCCCAGCCTACAGAACACCATCACTCATCCAGTTG gtGATGCCCCACCTGCCATCCAGCTGCCTACACCTGCAGTCCAGCGCCCAAGCCCCATCTCACTTTTCCAGCCCAGCGTCTCCAGTACTGCCCAGGTGGCCCTCCAGGCTCCAAGTCTGCCCCTTCGCCCGGCACTCCCACCCCAGCACTTTGCTGGGCCTTCCCAAACAGACACTCATCAGCTGCATTCTGGAGCCAGTCGCTCTGTGAAGAGACCCACTCCTGTCTCTCTGGAGAACACCAACAGGATTCCAACTAGTGCAAGTACTGTCCATGCCAGATTTGCGACCTCAACCATCCAACCTCCGAAGGAGTATCCCAGCGTTTCCACTTGTCCCAGAAGTGCTCCAATCCCCCAGGCTCCTCCTATTCCACACTCACATGTCTACCAGGCTCCTCCCCTTGGCCACCCAGCCACGTTGTTCGGGACACCACCACGATTTTCTTTTCATCACCCTTACTTCCTACCTGGACCTCACTACTTCCCATCAAg CACGTGCCCTTATAGTCGGCCTCCCTTTGGCTATGGAAATTTTCCAAGTTCAATGCCAGAATGCCTTGGTTATTATGAAGACAGGTACCAAAAACATGAGGCTATGTTTTCAGCTTTAAATAGAGACTATCCTTTTAGAGACTACCCAGATGAACGTACACACAGCGAAGATTCTCGGAGTTGTGAGAGCATGGATGGGACCTCTTACTATAACAGTCATAGCCACAGTGGGGAAGAATACTTAAATCCCATGCCTCAGCTGGACATTGGAGCCTTGGAGAATGTCTTCACAGCCCCAACATCAACTCCCTCTAGCATCCAGCAAGTAAATGTCACTGACAgtgatgaggaggaagaagaaaaagtgctcagaaatttataa
- the SOX30 gene encoding transcription factor SOX-30 isoform X2 translates to MERARPEPKPQPRQLPRATPPRPLRPAPPQRPVEGASFRAAAAELPPSPPTSCAAAIATVASSCGEAQASGVQPAARRLLQAKPEQVLLLPPGPPLAQALDEGVVASPAQARLLQLRPELLLLPPPPPTSDGAPCRPELHPVQPRALHIKAEKQEQGPGLDLSAGTRRPMEAGPRASRAAKVEGPGPTLDCRRGNEKKGKLEAEEVLRDVAKGGEGKNLATIREGVIKTEEPERLREDGRLGTEPASNGLVHGSKEVILAQPSSAFGPHQQDLRIPLTLHTVPPGARIQFQGPPPSELIRLTEVPLTPVPIKMQSLLEPSVKIETKDVPLTVLPSDAGIPDTPFSKDRNGHVKRPMNAFMVWARIHRPALAKANPAANNAEISVQLGLEWNKLSEEQKKPYYDEAQKIKEKHREEFPGWVYQPRPGKRKRFPLSVSNVFSGTTQNIISTNPTTIYPYRSPTYSVVIPSLQNTITHPVARALIVGLPLAMEIFQVQCQNALVIMKTGTKNMRLCFQL, encoded by the exons atggagAGAGCCAGGCCAGAGCCGAAGCCTCAGCCGCGCCAACTGCCGCGGGCGACCCCGCCGCGCCCGCTCCGCCCTGCTCCGCCCCAGCGGCCGGTCGAGGGCGCCTCCTTTAGGGCTGCGGCCGCGGAGCTCCCTCCGTCGCCTCCCACCTCGTGCGCGGCCGCCATTGCGACCGTGGCCTCGTCGTGCGGGGAGGCCCAGGCGTCGGGTGTACAGCCCGCCGCACGGCGGCTGCTGCAGGCGAAGCCGGAACAGGTGTTGCTGCTGCCGCCAGGGCCACCGCTGGCTCAGGCCCTGGACGAAGGCGTCGTCGCTTCGCCCGCACAGGCACGGCTGCTGCAGCTGAGGCccgagctgctgctgctgccaccaccGCCGCCCACGTCCGACGGCGCCCCCTGCAGACCCGAGTTGCACCCGGTGCAGCCCCGGGCGCTCCACATAAAGGCCGAGAAGCAAGAGCAGGGGCCCGGCTTGGATCTGTCCGCGGGGACGCGAAGGCCTATGGAGGCGGGCCCTAGGGCCTCCAGGGCTGCCAAGGTGGAAGGCCCGGGGCCAACTCTCGACTGCCGCCGAGGGAACGAAAAGAAGGGCAAGTTGGAGGCGGAGGAGGTCCTGAGGGACGTGGCGAAAGGCGGGGAAGGCAAAAACCTGGCGACCATCAGAGAAGGAGTCATCAAAACGGAGGAGCCCGAGAGACTCCGCGAGGACGGCAGGCTGGGCACGGAGCCCGCGTCCAATGGCCTGGTCCATGGCAGCAAAGAAGTCATCCTAGCCCAGCCATCCAGTGCCTTTGGGCCACACCAGCAAGACCTCAGGATCCCTTTGACTCTCCACACAGTCCCTCCTGGGGCCCGCATCCAATTTCAGGGACCTCCACCTTCAGAGCTGATACGGTTGACCGAGGTCCCCTTGACACCAGTGCCTATTAAAATGCAATCTTTACTGGAGCCTTCTGTAAAAATTGAAACCAAAGATGTCCCGCTCACCGTGCTTCCCTCAGATGCAG GAATACCAGATACTCCCTTCAGTAAGGACAGAAATGGTCATGTGAAGCGACCCATGAATGCATTTATGGTTTGGGCAAGGATTCACCGGCCAGCACTAGCCAAAGCTAATCCAGCAGCCAACAATGCAGAAATCAGCGTCCAGCTCGGGTTAGAGTGGAACAAACTTAGTGAGGAACAAAAGAAACCCTATTATGATGAAGcacaaaagattaaagaaaagcacagagaggAATTTCCTG GTTGGGTTTATCAACCTCGTCCAGGGAAGCGAAAACGCTTCCCTCTAAGTGTTTCCAATGTGTTTTCTGGTACCACACAGAATATCATCTCTACAAATCCTACAACAATATATCCTTATCGCTCACCTACCTACTCTGTGGTAATTCCCAGCCTACAGAACACCATCACTCATCCAGTTG CACGTGCCCTTATAGTCGGCCTCCCTTTGGCTATGGAAATTTTCCAAGTTCAATGCCAGAATGCCTTGGTTATTATGAAGACAGGTACCAAAAACATGAGGCTATGTTTTCAGCTTTAA